In a single window of the Gracilimonas sp. genome:
- a CDS encoding TetR/AcrR family transcriptional regulator has product MARSRREKIRDITREEIKNTARQLMAEKGTSGLSIRAIAREMEMTASALYYYYSSLNDLITALIEDAFTQLADTIEADSKNPELTTSAERITAVANAYRGWALNNPTDFQLLYGNPIPGYSQPTGITYPPARRSFLVTAQIFSEAIDSGEIDLPTNYRNFPPTLEQSLFDLTQVDGHDLPLPALYLAATAWVKIHGHIMLELFNLIQPVIANVDDFFQYEVKNFIQNVGLK; this is encoded by the coding sequence ATGGCACGTTCGAGGCGAGAAAAAATTCGTGACATCACACGTGAAGAAATCAAAAACACAGCCCGGCAATTGATGGCTGAAAAAGGTACAAGTGGTCTTTCTATACGAGCCATCGCTCGAGAAATGGAAATGACGGCCTCGGCCCTCTACTATTACTATTCCAGCTTGAACGATCTTATCACAGCCCTTATTGAAGATGCTTTCACACAATTGGCAGACACTATTGAAGCCGATAGCAAGAATCCGGAGTTGACTACATCTGCTGAACGAATAACCGCTGTTGCTAACGCTTACCGCGGGTGGGCACTCAATAATCCCACTGATTTCCAATTACTCTATGGCAATCCAATACCCGGTTATTCGCAACCAACAGGTATTACCTATCCACCAGCACGCCGTAGTTTTCTTGTTACGGCCCAAATCTTTTCCGAGGCGATTGATAGCGGGGAGATCGATCTGCCGACTAATTATCGCAATTTTCCACCCACTTTAGAACAATCGTTGTTTGATTTGACACAGGTGGATGGTCATGACCTGCCTTTGCCCGCATTGTATTTAGCAGCGACGGCCTGGGTGAAGATACATGGTCATATCATGTTGGAATTGTTCAATCTTATACAGCCTGTCATTGCGAATGTAGACGACTTTTTTCAATACGAGGTAAAGAATTTTATTCAAAACGTAGGTCTTAAATAA
- a CDS encoding N-acyl homoserine lactonase family protein yields MKIHAIETGKVKITKNWRIGRGNGLKRFKNTLFDSEFTEWLPIYVWVIEHPEGLIVIDTGIPVDANKRIWFPPFMPLVQRAAKFKMTPEQEVGSQLRQLGLSPNDVRWVVLTHLHQDHDGGLHHFPNAEFVVSSKEWEMAAGIKGRMNGYLNQRWPDWFNPRFVDFDSQKPFGPFTGHHTLTQAGDIHLVPTPGHSPGHLSVILVEDDLMSILFAGDASYTEELLIEQKADGIGADPDVQQETHRKILKYAEQRHTVYLPSHDPGAKERLENRIPLNINANLELEAQAV; encoded by the coding sequence ATGAAAATTCATGCGATAGAAACCGGCAAAGTAAAAATCACAAAAAATTGGCGCATTGGGCGGGGTAACGGTCTCAAGCGTTTTAAAAACACTCTGTTTGACAGCGAATTTACCGAATGGCTGCCCATTTATGTGTGGGTGATAGAACACCCGGAAGGACTCATTGTTATCGACACCGGCATCCCGGTGGACGCCAATAAGCGTATATGGTTCCCACCGTTCATGCCCCTTGTGCAACGTGCTGCCAAATTCAAAATGACACCAGAACAGGAAGTTGGTTCCCAGCTAAGGCAACTCGGTTTGTCGCCAAACGACGTGCGCTGGGTTGTGCTGACCCATCTGCACCAAGATCATGATGGCGGACTGCATCATTTCCCCAATGCCGAGTTTGTTGTCTCATCTAAAGAGTGGGAAATGGCCGCTGGGATAAAGGGACGAATGAATGGTTATCTCAATCAACGCTGGCCCGACTGGTTTAACCCACGATTCGTTGATTTTGATAGCCAGAAACCATTTGGGCCGTTTACCGGTCATCATACACTCACTCAAGCAGGGGATATCCATCTTGTACCGACCCCCGGACATAGCCCGGGCCATCTGTCGGTGATTCTGGTTGAAGATGATCTTATGTCTATCCTATTCGCAGGAGATGCCTCGTACACCGAAGAATTACTCATTGAGCAAAAAGCTGATGGGATAGGAGCCGATCCGGACGTTCAACAAGAGACCCATAGAAAGATTCTGAAATACGCTGAGCAGCGTCACACAGTTTATCTGCCAAGTCATGATCCTGGTGCGAAGGAGCGGCTGGAAAATCGTATTCCCCTCAACATTAACGCGAACCTTGAATTGGAGGCGCAAGCAGTATGA
- a CDS encoding SRPBCC family protein codes for MKFQNEIEIQASINDVFEFVADMRNIPKWNYFVTKVTQENGNGPVRGARYYQTRKTDSQRYEIIHYEPGQSLIIKTIPGSSPMFERHLRFEATANGTRLIDEMTLRTGYPGILERLVVGRIRRAVAENLGKLKELLEYGQTQLQDGRDIYLASIDGAEAKK; via the coding sequence ATGAAATTTCAAAATGAAATTGAGATTCAGGCGTCAATCAACGACGTGTTTGAGTTTGTGGCCGATATGAGGAACATACCAAAATGGAACTATTTTGTGACAAAGGTGACCCAGGAAAATGGAAACGGACCTGTACGTGGCGCACGCTATTACCAAACACGGAAAACGGACAGCCAGCGTTATGAAATAATCCATTACGAGCCGGGGCAAAGCCTGATCATCAAGACTATCCCTGGCAGTTCACCTATGTTCGAACGTCATCTACGTTTTGAGGCTACCGCTAACGGTACACGACTGATTGACGAGATGACGCTCCGCACAGGGTACCCTGGGATACTTGAACGTTTGGTTGTCGGACGCATTCGCCGAGCTGTAGCGGAGAATTTAGGGAAGCTCAAGGAATTACTTGAGTATGGGCAGACTCAACTTCAAGACGGGCGGGACATCTACCTGGCCTCCATTGATGGGGCCGAGGCCAAAAAGTAA
- a CDS encoding MMPL family transporter, protein MKQLLRLFKPLLKFNYSHPYWVVSICIVLAVLSGYYALQLKVDTDIANLLPEDHPNVLALEKLSETVGGETEMLVVINSPSFEANKAFADTLIQRSLDLYYPRYQDTFFKRAEFRRETEFVKDNALYLASNKELDEVTQFLEDEIQQAKEEANPFYFDLGDEEEEESTGAENFEDSYNMLVPSEYPVNEDSTIMVVKFYPTGSKSDIKYLEDMFAEYDSLLSSMNPQAYHPDMEVRFGGRLKRHLEELTSIMNDVLGSFASGISSVILLVMLYFFFKKYIHYRKGTNGRGKYSVWSHFIRMPVPVLIIGVPLLISLTWTFGITYFYLGILNTMTSVLFVILFGLGIDYGIHYYARYIELRSMGMNAHDAVMRTNEKTGEAILVSAFTTAAALYILMFADFRGFSEFGFISGTGILLALMAMLYILPALLVIFDERLNWILISDDTKEEYTGVHRYPFAKTIVTVGLVASAFVIGFSGNLRFQYDFGELEPTFPEYEEFRSFAGQVDDNSKRNPAYIVAEDNDQVEEIAAILKERMRSDTTSPTIQSVETLQERYPTSKEEEEQKLQRIAEIRELLRDPFLVEQDDEDLDKLRQAAQTTEPVSLDSIPNYLKSRFITKDGEVGRFVIVYPSVGLGDGRQSIAFKNDVAVVKLDSGEKFHAASTSIVAASMLDLMRTESPYMVGATFIFIYFFMLFSFRSFRWSLMAMLPLLVGLLWLFGIMMIFGLQFNFYNLVVLPAILGIGEDSGVHLAHRYREEGKNSMWQVLSSTGQHITMGSVTTMLGFAGLLFTNHPGLQSIGVMAVLGIGMTLLTSITFLPALIQWLEDKDWIRF, encoded by the coding sequence ATGAAACAACTTCTGCGGCTTTTCAAGCCACTATTAAAATTCAATTACTCTCATCCATATTGGGTCGTTTCCATTTGTATTGTGCTGGCTGTTTTGAGCGGTTATTATGCACTTCAGCTTAAGGTTGATACCGATATAGCTAATCTGCTTCCCGAAGATCATCCCAATGTTTTAGCCCTGGAAAAGCTTAGCGAAACAGTAGGTGGTGAAACTGAAATGCTGGTGGTTATCAACTCTCCGAGTTTTGAAGCCAATAAAGCGTTTGCCGATACGCTTATTCAGCGCTCGCTGGATTTATATTATCCCCGGTATCAAGATACGTTCTTCAAGCGGGCTGAATTCCGCCGGGAAACCGAGTTTGTAAAAGATAATGCTCTTTATTTAGCCAGCAACAAAGAACTGGATGAAGTCACGCAATTTCTTGAGGACGAGATACAGCAGGCTAAAGAAGAAGCCAACCCCTTTTATTTTGATCTTGGAGATGAAGAGGAGGAAGAGAGTACCGGTGCAGAAAACTTTGAGGACAGCTATAACATGCTGGTGCCTTCCGAATACCCGGTTAATGAAGACAGCACCATTATGGTGGTGAAGTTTTACCCAACCGGGTCCAAGAGTGATATTAAATACCTGGAGGATATGTTTGCTGAATATGATTCTCTGCTGTCTTCCATGAATCCACAGGCTTACCATCCGGACATGGAAGTTCGCTTTGGGGGAAGGTTAAAACGTCACCTTGAAGAGCTGACATCCATCATGAACGATGTATTGGGAAGTTTTGCCAGCGGAATCAGCAGTGTGATTCTGTTGGTGATGCTGTACTTCTTTTTCAAGAAATACATCCACTACCGGAAAGGAACCAATGGACGGGGGAAATATTCGGTGTGGTCGCACTTTATCCGGATGCCGGTTCCTGTTTTAATTATCGGAGTGCCTTTGCTGATTAGCCTGACCTGGACGTTTGGAATCACCTATTTTTATTTGGGAATTTTGAATACGATGACCTCGGTACTTTTTGTAATTCTGTTTGGGCTGGGGATCGATTACGGAATTCACTATTACGCCCGCTACATTGAATTGCGTTCTATGGGAATGAACGCCCATGATGCCGTGATGAGAACCAACGAGAAGACCGGGGAAGCAATCCTGGTATCTGCATTTACCACGGCCGCGGCTCTGTATATCCTGATGTTTGCTGATTTCCGCGGATTCTCCGAATTCGGTTTTATATCCGGAACAGGGATTTTACTCGCTTTGATGGCCATGTTGTATATCCTTCCGGCGTTGCTGGTTATTTTTGATGAAAGATTAAACTGGATCCTTATCTCCGACGATACCAAAGAAGAATACACCGGCGTACATCGCTATCCATTTGCTAAAACCATTGTCACAGTGGGATTGGTTGCCTCTGCCTTTGTCATCGGTTTCAGCGGTAACCTCCGCTTCCAGTATGACTTTGGCGAGCTGGAACCCACCTTCCCTGAGTATGAAGAATTCCGGTCTTTTGCCGGACAGGTAGATGACAACAGCAAACGAAATCCCGCTTACATCGTAGCAGAAGATAATGATCAGGTGGAAGAGATTGCCGCCATTTTGAAAGAGCGCATGCGTTCGGACACCACTTCGCCGACCATCCAAAGCGTGGAGACACTACAGGAACGCTACCCGACCAGTAAAGAGGAAGAGGAGCAGAAACTTCAGCGAATTGCTGAAATCCGTGAATTATTGCGTGATCCGTTTTTGGTAGAGCAGGACGATGAAGACCTGGATAAGCTGCGACAGGCTGCCCAAACCACCGAGCCTGTTTCGTTAGATTCTATCCCGAATTACCTGAAGTCCCGGTTTATCACCAAAGATGGAGAAGTGGGCCGTTTTGTGATTGTCTATCCATCGGTGGGACTGGGAGACGGCCGGCAATCCATTGCCTTTAAAAACGATGTCGCCGTAGTGAAACTGGACAGCGGAGAGAAATTCCATGCTGCCAGTACTTCCATTGTAGCAGCGTCTATGCTCGACCTGATGCGAACCGAAAGTCCATATATGGTAGGAGCTACGTTCATTTTTATTTACTTCTTCATGCTGTTTTCCTTCCGGTCGTTCCGCTGGTCGCTGATGGCCATGCTTCCGCTTTTGGTGGGATTGCTCTGGCTGTTTGGCATCATGATGATCTTCGGGCTACAGTTTAACTTCTACAACCTGGTGGTGCTTCCGGCCATTCTGGGAATTGGGGAAGACAGTGGCGTTCACCTTGCACACCGTTATCGCGAAGAAGGGAAGAACAGCATGTGGCAGGTGCTGTCGAGTACCGGTCAGCATATTACCATGGGCTCGGTGACCACCATGCTGGGTTTTGCCGGACTGCTGTTTACCAACCATCCGGGCTTACAGTCGATAGGGGTGATGGCGGTATTGGGAATTGGCATGACTTTGCTTACCTCGATTACTTTTCTGCCTGCGCTTATCCAATGGCTGGAAGACAAGGACTGGATTCGGTTTTAA
- a CDS encoding sugar phosphate nucleotidyltransferase — protein MSDSRATKTGVILAAGFGSRLAGADTDTNLKPLTTVGGTPLIYRTIESLKTAGCNKVVIVLGFGFEEIKNDILDSYTGDIPIEFAHNKRYDLSNGISVLAAEPFIQDDFILTMADHILSDQMMKLAGAHRPDRGTATLLVDYKVDEIFDMDDATKVMVKEGRIKSIGKLISEYNCIDTGVFVCTDGLLKEIKRVYEATGDASLSDGVQALAEAGKMHTLDIGDAYWQDVDTPEMLAEAEKMLGVQL, from the coding sequence ATGTCAGACTCCCGAGCAACAAAGACAGGTGTAATTCTGGCAGCGGGATTTGGTTCCCGTCTGGCTGGTGCAGATACGGATACCAATCTCAAACCACTGACCACCGTTGGTGGTACTCCGCTTATTTACAGAACTATAGAAAGCCTGAAGACAGCCGGGTGTAATAAAGTCGTCATTGTACTGGGATTTGGTTTTGAGGAGATCAAAAATGATATCCTTGATTCCTATACCGGTGATATTCCCATAGAATTCGCCCATAATAAGCGATATGATTTGAGTAATGGTATCTCGGTATTAGCAGCAGAACCTTTTATTCAGGACGATTTTATCCTGACTATGGCTGATCATATCCTTTCCGATCAGATGATGAAGCTGGCCGGTGCGCATCGCCCCGATAGAGGAACTGCTACTTTACTTGTTGATTACAAGGTAGATGAAATTTTTGATATGGATGATGCTACAAAGGTAATGGTTAAAGAGGGGCGTATTAAATCAATAGGGAAGCTTATCAGCGAATACAACTGCATAGACACCGGTGTTTTTGTCTGTACAGATGGTTTGCTCAAAGAAATCAAACGTGTGTATGAAGCCACCGGCGATGCATCTCTTTCCGATGGAGTACAGGCTCTGGCTGAAGCAGGTAAAATGCATACACTGGATATTGGAGATGCTTACTGGCAGGATGTGGACACCCCGGAAATGCTTGCAGAAGCAGAGAAGATGTTGGGTGTACAACTCTGA
- a CDS encoding inositol-3-phosphate synthase yields MSQQSKNEAPDGNLLVLTPGMGAVATTFIAGVESIRKGLSKPIGSLTQMQTIRLGARSENRNPLIKDFLPLANLEDITFGGWDVKPENVYDACVHAKVLKPQDIDPIADFLKTIEPMSAAFEQKYVKKLEGPNVKDFKTKKDLAEQLREDIRNKMKETNSSRAVMVWCGSTEVYQSPSACHMSIEAFEKGLEENDEAIAPSQLYAYAAIMEGVPYANGAPNLSADNPALTQLAEQKGVPIAGKDFKTGQTLMKTILAPGFKTRMLGIRGWFSTNILGNRDGEVLDDPESFKSKEVTKSGVLDTILQPETYKDLYADLYHKVRINYYPPRGDEKEGWDNIDIFGWMGYPMQIKVDFLCRDSILAAPIVLDLALFLDLAKRKGKSGIQEWLSFYFKSPQVENGHVQEHDIFIQHFRLKNTLRVMGGEQPVTHLSENYDTYK; encoded by the coding sequence ATGTCACAACAGAGTAAAAACGAAGCACCGGATGGCAACTTATTAGTTCTAACCCCTGGTATGGGAGCCGTCGCTACCACTTTTATAGCAGGAGTAGAATCAATCAGAAAGGGATTATCAAAACCCATTGGTTCTCTCACACAGATGCAAACCATCAGGCTGGGGGCCAGATCTGAAAACAGAAATCCTTTAATAAAAGACTTTCTTCCGCTGGCCAATCTGGAAGATATTACTTTTGGTGGATGGGATGTAAAGCCTGAAAATGTGTACGATGCGTGTGTTCATGCAAAAGTTCTGAAGCCTCAGGATATTGATCCTATTGCAGACTTTCTTAAGACTATTGAGCCCATGTCTGCTGCTTTTGAACAGAAATATGTTAAGAAGCTTGAAGGTCCGAATGTAAAAGATTTCAAGACTAAGAAAGATCTTGCAGAACAGCTCAGGGAAGACATTCGCAACAAAATGAAAGAAACCAATTCCTCCCGGGCAGTTATGGTTTGGTGTGGATCTACCGAAGTGTACCAATCGCCATCGGCTTGCCATATGTCGATTGAAGCTTTTGAAAAAGGCCTTGAGGAAAACGACGAGGCGATAGCACCTTCACAATTGTACGCGTATGCTGCAATCATGGAAGGTGTTCCATATGCGAACGGAGCCCCAAATCTATCTGCTGACAATCCTGCTCTTACGCAATTAGCTGAGCAAAAAGGCGTGCCAATAGCCGGAAAAGACTTTAAGACCGGTCAAACTTTGATGAAGACCATTCTGGCACCGGGCTTCAAAACAAGAATGCTTGGAATTCGGGGCTGGTTCTCAACAAACATTTTAGGAAACCGTGATGGTGAAGTTCTGGATGATCCTGAAAGCTTCAAATCTAAAGAAGTGACAAAGTCGGGTGTATTAGACACCATTCTTCAGCCCGAAACGTACAAAGATTTGTATGCAGATCTGTACCATAAGGTTCGGATCAATTATTACCCACCGCGCGGAGATGAAAAAGAAGGCTGGGATAACATCGATATTTTTGGATGGATGGGATATCCTATGCAGATTAAGGTAGATTTCCTTTGTCGTGATTCTATTCTTGCTGCTCCTATCGTACTCGATTTAGCACTATTCCTTGATCTTGCCAAGCGTAAAGGAAAGTCCGGTATTCAGGAATGGCTGAGTTTCTATTTCAAGAGTCCACAGGTGGAAAACGGACACGTTCAGGAGCATGATATTTTCATTCAGCATTTCAGATTGAAGAATACATTGCGTGTGATGGGAGGGGAGCAGCCGGTAACTCACCTTTCAGAAAATTACGACACCTATAAGTAA
- a CDS encoding lipopolysaccharide biosynthesis protein, translated as MSENSFARRVASSVLYSGVGSVTARLLNAVALFYTLKVISEEQFGIAALALAFFSTTKALTELGLGTALVQEERIGRTQVDSLFWISFLLSVVVYGIIYLGAPYVAAFYDTPVLSSMIRVYMLGIIAFSFYMISSKLMMRDLEFKKLAISDNVALASSAGLMIYLAFTGWGAWAIILAELANKVGQMVFCMFFKPYWPRLKYEHGQVKHLIEFGVFTTGSNFFQKFYMNADYLIIGKFFSMELVGIYSFAYRLVFDTVKELSNVINRVAYPAFAKLQNEIPRLRNYFFTMSRASMLLVGTVMVIIGTYIDWFLPLVGYEKWMDAVPYMRIFVAVGIIQCLVTLLPKLINAKGEAKFIFYFTSANALLLPAGFIIASQISMMAVALVWLTVYPLVSLVIVYFGAKLTETNVWKFGLKSISAFATLIPLAGFAYAVRYGITTFYGEATIGAVALASIFVFSITATVIWVREKEAIQAIRK; from the coding sequence ATGAGTGAGAATTCTTTTGCACGGAGAGTAGCTTCTTCGGTGCTTTATAGCGGTGTGGGATCCGTCACAGCCCGATTATTGAACGCTGTTGCTCTTTTTTACACGCTTAAAGTAATTTCAGAAGAGCAATTCGGAATCGCTGCACTCGCTCTCGCTTTCTTTAGTACAACCAAAGCATTAACAGAGCTTGGACTAGGAACTGCCCTGGTTCAGGAAGAAAGAATCGGGCGCACACAAGTTGATTCCCTTTTCTGGATCAGCTTTCTGCTCTCGGTGGTTGTGTATGGTATTATCTATCTCGGCGCCCCCTATGTTGCGGCTTTCTATGATACCCCGGTACTTTCTTCCATGATTCGGGTATATATGCTGGGCATCATCGCATTCAGCTTTTACATGATCTCCAGCAAGCTGATGATGAGAGATCTGGAGTTCAAGAAGCTGGCTATCAGTGATAACGTGGCGTTGGCTTCCTCAGCCGGACTTATGATCTACCTGGCTTTCACCGGCTGGGGAGCATGGGCTATTATTCTTGCTGAATTGGCAAATAAAGTTGGACAGATGGTGTTTTGCATGTTCTTCAAACCTTATTGGCCGCGGCTAAAATATGAACATGGACAGGTGAAGCATCTCATTGAATTTGGAGTTTTTACAACCGGTTCCAACTTCTTCCAGAAGTTTTACATGAATGCCGATTACCTGATCATCGGTAAGTTCTTTTCGATGGAGTTAGTAGGTATTTACTCTTTTGCCTATCGTCTGGTGTTTGATACGGTGAAAGAGCTTTCAAATGTAATTAACCGGGTTGCTTACCCCGCTTTTGCAAAGCTACAGAATGAAATTCCCCGGCTTCGCAATTACTTCTTCACAATGTCCCGGGCAAGTATGCTTTTGGTGGGAACCGTAATGGTAATCATCGGAACCTATATAGATTGGTTTCTCCCACTCGTAGGCTATGAAAAATGGATGGACGCTGTTCCCTATATGAGAATATTTGTGGCCGTTGGAATTATTCAGTGCCTGGTTACCCTGCTTCCAAAACTGATCAACGCCAAAGGCGAAGCCAAATTCATCTTCTATTTTACTTCTGCCAATGCCTTATTACTGCCGGCAGGATTTATCATAGCCTCTCAAATCAGCATGATGGCTGTAGCACTTGTATGGCTTACCGTGTACCCTCTTGTCTCGCTGGTGATTGTATATTTTGGAGCAAAGCTGACCGAGACCAATGTCTGGAAATTCGGATTGAAGAGTATCTCTGCATTTGCCACACTTATTCCTCTGGCAGGATTTGCTTACGCCGTACGATATGGCATCACTACCTTTTACGGTGAGGCAACGATAGGAGCTGTAGCTTTGGCTTCAATCTTTGTATTCAGTATTACAGCAACCGTCATCTGGGTTCGCGAAAAAGAAGCCATTCAGGCCATTCGGAAATAA
- a CDS encoding sulfotransferase, with protein sequence MAVFKKVGEQITALSDALGFERRDLRADLGMPWDYVKSKIMNSHFKWDYNEIERYCMFIGYPRSGHTLVGSLLDAHPDVVISHELDALRYLRAGFSREQIFSLILHKDKVFTGKGREWTGYDYAIEGLWQGRYRNLKVIGDKKGGGSSRHLQAKPNIIEKLRKEVKLPIKLIHIVRHPLDNIATHKRKWSVQPSLQEAIDSYFKRVEANAKLKSEVAEDEWCELTHEEFISDSEKTLRTLVEFLEVEPYEDYIKAAAAKVFDSPSQSRTKIEWPQEMIDQVAERSQKYDFLKDYEFTV encoded by the coding sequence ATGGCGGTATTCAAAAAAGTTGGTGAACAGATAACCGCTTTATCAGATGCGCTTGGGTTCGAACGCAGAGATCTACGTGCAGATCTTGGAATGCCCTGGGATTACGTGAAAAGTAAAATCATGAACTCCCATTTCAAGTGGGATTATAATGAGATAGAGCGCTACTGCATGTTTATTGGTTACCCCCGCAGCGGACACACACTGGTTGGTTCACTTCTGGATGCACACCCTGATGTGGTTATTTCCCATGAATTGGATGCATTGCGTTACCTGAGGGCCGGATTCAGCCGTGAGCAGATTTTCAGCCTCATTTTGCATAAAGACAAGGTGTTTACCGGGAAAGGCCGTGAATGGACCGGTTATGATTATGCGATTGAAGGATTGTGGCAGGGACGATACCGAAATTTGAAAGTAATCGGTGATAAAAAGGGCGGAGGATCGTCTCGTCATTTACAGGCCAAGCCAAATATTATTGAAAAGCTCAGAAAAGAGGTCAAACTTCCTATTAAGCTGATTCATATCGTACGCCACCCGCTGGATAATATCGCTACTCACAAGAGAAAATGGTCGGTACAGCCCAGTCTGCAGGAAGCTATTGACAGCTATTTCAAGAGGGTTGAAGCCAATGCCAAACTCAAATCAGAAGTGGCAGAAGATGAGTGGTGTGAATTAACACATGAAGAGTTTATTTCTGATTCAGAAAAAACCCTGCGGACTCTGGTCGAATTTCTGGAAGTGGAACCTTATGAGGATTATATCAAGGCTGCTGCCGCCAAAGTATTCGATTCTCCTTCACAAAGCCGTACCAAAATTGAATGGCCGCAGGAGATGATTGATCAGGTAGCGGAGCGCAGTCAGAAATACGATTTTCTGAAAGATTACGAGTTTACAGTATAA
- a CDS encoding sulfotransferase, translating to MSIQISQNDLQDTRDRIFFIVGTSRSGSTLLQSMLSSHNEIVIPPETHFFHSADYLNQKYKESDLKDSFRERLLHFWYDQKTRIRDLGLEKQDVGQLSKELNLTDPAELFTLQLTMYRTDRGKKIVGEKTPRHILSVKEIIKAYPNAKIISMFRDPRAAAWSEIKAHFGSPSVFVTTRRWREYVEAHEQCKRELSAEQYMMLRYKDLIEDTEGLLKNICAFLGVDFQPQMLEYYKRDEKGFAEGEESWKEGTLKPIQKDKNEEWKTALTRWQIALVEQTAGNKLEEMGYQKSEYSLSFSKNLFYQCLDFSRSIWATVTGARQEGYRYPDKSKFK from the coding sequence TTGAGTATACAGATTAGCCAAAACGACCTTCAGGATACCAGGGACCGGATATTTTTTATCGTTGGTACCAGCAGATCGGGCTCAACATTGCTGCAGAGTATGCTGAGTTCGCACAATGAAATTGTGATTCCTCCCGAAACCCATTTCTTTCATTCCGCAGATTATCTGAATCAAAAGTATAAAGAAAGCGACCTAAAAGATTCTTTCAGGGAAAGGCTTCTTCATTTTTGGTATGACCAAAAAACCAGAATTAGAGATTTAGGGCTTGAAAAGCAGGATGTTGGACAGCTTTCAAAAGAATTAAACCTGACAGATCCTGCCGAGCTATTCACCCTTCAACTTACCATGTACCGGACAGACCGAGGCAAGAAGATTGTTGGCGAAAAGACTCCAAGACACATTCTCAGTGTCAAGGAAATCATAAAGGCCTATCCCAATGCAAAAATAATATCTATGTTTAGGGATCCCAGAGCAGCAGCATGGTCGGAGATAAAAGCTCATTTTGGCTCGCCATCAGTATTTGTGACAACCCGACGCTGGCGTGAGTATGTAGAAGCTCATGAGCAGTGCAAAAGGGAGCTTTCGGCTGAGCAGTATATGATGCTCCGTTATAAGGATTTGATTGAGGATACGGAGGGTTTGTTGAAAAATATTTGTGCGTTCTTAGGTGTAGATTTTCAGCCACAAATGCTGGAGTACTACAAAAGAGATGAAAAAGGTTTTGCGGAAGGTGAGGAGTCCTGGAAAGAGGGTACATTAAAACCTATTCAAAAAGATAAGAACGAGGAATGGAAAACGGCATTAACCCGCTGGCAGATTGCATTAGTGGAACAAACAGCTGGCAATAAGCTGGAAGAAATGGGATATCAAAAAAGTGAATATTCCCTTTCCTTTTCCAAAAACTTGTTCTATCAATGCTTAGATTTCAGCCGATCAATTTGGGCTACTGTTACCGGAGCCCGGCAGGAAGGATATAGATATCCTGATAAATCGAAATTCAAATAA